The following are encoded together in the Naumannella cuiyingiana genome:
- a CDS encoding Gfo/Idh/MocA family protein, with protein MRIGIHSLAHTHGYSYLRVLAERPGVEVGLVDTPPLEGSPRGPEAAAAYGARYFDDLDQLLSWHPDGVIVCTETSRHREATEKIAGAGIHVLCEKPLATSLTDADAMIEACAAAGVHLMTAYPVRFSRPLAALQATLESGQLGELVSYAGTNNGKLPSERAWFSEPAESGGGAIMDHTVHIADLLTVLLPDTEATSVLAAANTMINSDRARAETGGLVSIAYANGVIGTIDCSWSRPDSDLVWGGLTLQVLGTGGLADMDAFDSQQISGFSGEQGRPLRRDYGEDANAAMLTAFLDGIRTGVAPQPDGRSGRRSMAIALAAYESLATGSPVRPG; from the coding sequence ATGAGGATCGGCATCCACTCCCTCGCCCACACCCACGGGTACAGCTATCTGCGGGTCCTGGCCGAGCGTCCCGGGGTGGAGGTCGGGCTGGTGGACACGCCGCCCCTCGAGGGGTCACCACGCGGCCCGGAGGCTGCCGCCGCCTACGGCGCCCGGTACTTCGACGATCTCGATCAACTGCTGTCCTGGCATCCCGACGGAGTGATCGTCTGCACCGAGACGAGCCGGCACCGCGAGGCGACCGAGAAGATCGCCGGCGCCGGTATCCACGTGCTCTGCGAGAAACCGCTGGCGACCTCGCTGACGGATGCCGATGCCATGATCGAGGCCTGCGCCGCGGCCGGGGTGCACCTGATGACGGCCTATCCGGTGCGCTTCTCCCGACCGCTCGCCGCCCTGCAGGCCACGCTGGAGTCCGGGCAGCTCGGGGAACTGGTCAGTTATGCCGGCACGAACAACGGCAAGCTCCCCTCCGAACGGGCCTGGTTCTCCGAGCCGGCCGAATCCGGCGGCGGCGCGATCATGGACCATACGGTGCACATCGCCGACCTGCTGACGGTCCTGCTGCCTGATACCGAGGCGACCTCGGTGCTGGCGGCGGCCAATACCATGATCAACTCCGATCGCGCGCGAGCCGAGACCGGCGGCCTGGTCTCGATCGCGTATGCCAACGGCGTGATCGGCACGATCGATTGCAGTTGGTCGCGCCCGGACAGCGACCTGGTCTGGGGCGGCCTCACCCTGCAGGTGCTCGGCACCGGCGGTCTGGCCGACATGGACGCCTTCGACTCCCAACAGATCTCCGGATTCTCCGGTGAACAGGGAAGGCCGCTGCGGCGCGACTACGGCGAGGATGCGAACGCCGCGATGCTCACGGCCTTCCTCGACGGCATCCGCACCGGGGTCGCGCCGCAGCCCGACGGGCGTAGCGGTCGGCGCAGCATGGCGATCGCCCTGGCCGCCTACGAGTCGCTGGCCACCGGCAGCCCGGTCCGGCCCGGTTGA
- a CDS encoding Gfo/Idh/MocA family protein, with translation MGERADSALITVGIIGAGGIANAHLPAWRDLGVRVLVYSVDEGAAGLIERHGAGEAVTSLAELLERADIVDICSPTYTHRDLVLQAVAARRPVICEKPLGLDPEQAREIMSACAAAGVSLFPAQVVRFFPEYRALQQQVAAGIVGTPAVLRFTRIAERPKREWFHQPALAGGIILDQMIHDLDMARWLAGEVTEVFARSVTRAADTGEVTAAQVVMQHASGAISSAFGAWASAGTSFRTAFSLAGTAGYLRHDSADNRPVRVDAPAPGQPRGGLLPRNLGRSPFHDQLGEFLSAIRDGAPTRVSAFDGVQAVAIATAASESARAGRPVRLGDAWTSTQPEERSA, from the coding sequence ATGGGAGAACGGGCCGACAGCGCATTGATCACCGTCGGCATCATCGGCGCCGGCGGGATCGCCAATGCGCATCTACCGGCATGGCGCGACCTCGGTGTCCGCGTACTGGTGTACTCCGTCGACGAGGGCGCCGCCGGGCTGATCGAGCGGCATGGCGCCGGTGAGGCCGTGACCAGCCTGGCGGAGCTGTTGGAGCGCGCCGACATCGTCGACATCTGCAGCCCGACCTACACCCATCGCGATCTGGTGTTGCAGGCCGTCGCGGCCCGCCGCCCGGTGATCTGTGAGAAGCCGCTCGGATTGGATCCGGAACAGGCGCGAGAGATCATGTCCGCCTGCGCCGCAGCCGGTGTCTCGCTGTTCCCGGCCCAGGTCGTCCGCTTCTTCCCCGAATACCGGGCGCTGCAGCAGCAGGTGGCCGCCGGCATCGTCGGTACGCCGGCCGTGCTGCGGTTCACCCGGATCGCCGAGCGCCCGAAGCGCGAGTGGTTCCATCAACCGGCGCTCGCCGGCGGCATCATCCTCGACCAGATGATCCATGACCTGGACATGGCCCGCTGGCTGGCCGGTGAGGTGACCGAGGTCTTCGCCCGTTCCGTCACCCGCGCGGCCGACACGGGCGAGGTGACCGCCGCCCAGGTGGTGATGCAACACGCATCAGGGGCGATCAGCAGCGCCTTCGGCGCCTGGGCGAGCGCCGGCACCAGCTTTCGAACCGCCTTCTCCCTGGCCGGCACCGCGGGCTATCTGCGCCACGATTCTGCCGACAACCGACCGGTACGCGTGGACGCCCCGGCGCCGGGTCAACCCCGCGGCGGCCTGCTCCCGCGCAACCTCGGCCGGAGCCCGTTCCATGATCAGCTCGGCGAGTTCTTGTCCGCGATCCGCGACGGCGCCCCCACCCGGGTATCGGCGTTCGACGGGGTGCAAGCGGTCGCGATCGCCACCGCCGCGTCGGAATCGGCACGGGCCGGGCGTCCGGTCCGGCTCGGCGACGCATGGACCAGCACGCAGCCCGAGGAGCGCAGCGCATGA
- a CDS encoding ABC transporter permease subunit — MSSRSSLRSPLPLRVLRGVIIAAALVASLGPVLYGVLLTLRPASSVIREPLRLIPGPDEIDLSAYATAMLNESAGGFGLGRFVLNSLVVALCTVVLSILVSVLGAYAAARLRYAGRGVVNAIILAVYLFPGIVLSVPLFVLLARVGLTGSLAGLFLVYVASTVPVALYMMRNYFIALPISIEEAATVDGASLPRMLWNIILPVAIPGVVSTAIYTFMIAWNEYFYALLFLVQRREQWTAPLGIAQLSDFDVPVTVLLAGSITVTVPVIILFSVVQRFLIDGLTSGAEK, encoded by the coding sequence GTGAGCTCTCGCTCCTCGTTGCGTAGCCCGCTCCCGCTGCGGGTCCTCCGGGGCGTGATCATCGCCGCCGCGCTGGTCGCCTCGCTGGGCCCCGTGCTCTACGGCGTACTGCTCACCCTGCGACCGGCGTCGTCGGTGATCCGGGAGCCGCTGCGGCTGATCCCCGGCCCGGACGAGATCGATCTGTCCGCCTATGCCACCGCGATGCTGAACGAGTCGGCCGGCGGATTCGGGCTGGGGCGCTTCGTCCTGAACTCCCTGGTGGTGGCGCTGTGCACGGTCGTATTGTCGATCCTGGTATCGGTGCTCGGCGCCTATGCTGCCGCCCGCCTGCGCTATGCCGGTCGAGGCGTGGTGAACGCGATCATCCTCGCGGTCTATCTGTTTCCCGGGATCGTCTTGTCCGTACCGCTGTTCGTGCTGCTCGCCCGGGTCGGGCTCACCGGTTCGCTGGCCGGGTTGTTCCTGGTCTATGTGGCAAGCACCGTGCCGGTCGCGCTCTACATGATGCGCAACTACTTCATCGCCTTGCCGATCAGCATCGAGGAGGCGGCCACGGTCGACGGCGCCTCGCTGCCCAGGATGCTGTGGAACATCATCTTGCCGGTGGCGATCCCCGGTGTCGTCTCGACGGCAATCTATACGTTCATGATCGCCTGGAACGAGTACTTCTACGCCCTGCTCTTCCTGGTCCAGCGCCGGGAGCAGTGGACCGCACCGCTCGGTATCGCGCAGTTGAGCGATTTCGACGTGCCCGTGACCGTCCTGCTGGCCGGATCGATCACCGTGACGGTGCCGGTGATCATCCTGTTCTCGGTCGTCCAGCGATTCCTGATCGACGGGCTCACCTCCGGGGCCGAGAAGTGA
- a CDS encoding PQQ-binding-like beta-propeller repeat protein, which yields MSDTEPGIDLSDRSALSRRAALRGGAAVLVGAAAASTRSPRAAAQPGTPESRRTVAFLTDTHVDPENARHLTNLRAVFAAIEADRPDLVLHGGDVTEYGSAAEYQAYLDLVPGSLRDIVWHVPGNHEIRWDVTAAELYERYLDQRNVEVHLAGIQFLLLDPTIWQQEVGYYTEQDLAWLRRKLQNKSAKTPTVLVTHYPMAEGHYYVVNTDDLLRTIEGRNVQLVLAGHTHRQLIDLFNGLTQLEGAAVKNAAQYYRLTVVGEARRPSRLLVEHVGIDNPERPEDRRITEVVALQLDDHRGHRERQRRRQPDRLRVRVRGDELLITAVTSQPSEGLTARCGIYQQQLYAGSIAEKWTQLTRRGRSIEGSLDISGLPPGEHRVNVEFVDGDSRWRVIETFRIDSDAYRPVDDVALGAIITGGTVRVGNRVVVPGAVNGVTALQVGRRLTRAWEADTGPVLTNLAVSEDESLLVAGSADGYLIGLEADSGKQLWRTGLGGPVMADPAIFKASGRERVAVMVGAELVLLDASGEVIWSRPQPGISAGRVAADDELIFLGTGDGKARAVRIEDGSPVWEVLLADRPDAYRRLIYGPWTTQATVIDDRAVFVATVSGGYALDRASGEQVWAIEQSYLYSAVRPLAGGDLLLIDEWGAASRVEAATGNLRWTTDRMVSRSLDAAPVIDGETAYVIGTMGDLAVLDLATGEYRKVRQLSASPVISSPTLIDSMLISAHLDGRVLLTRLD from the coding sequence GTGAGCGACACCGAACCCGGCATCGATCTTTCCGACCGGAGCGCCCTCTCCCGCCGCGCCGCGCTGCGTGGCGGCGCGGCGGTGCTGGTGGGCGCGGCCGCCGCGTCGACGCGGTCCCCGCGCGCCGCGGCTCAGCCAGGCACGCCGGAGTCTCGGCGTACCGTCGCGTTCCTGACCGATACCCACGTCGATCCGGAGAATGCCCGGCATCTGACCAACCTGCGGGCCGTGTTCGCTGCGATCGAGGCCGATCGGCCGGACCTGGTGCTGCACGGGGGTGACGTGACGGAGTACGGGAGCGCGGCGGAGTACCAGGCCTATCTCGACCTGGTGCCGGGATCGCTGCGAGACATCGTCTGGCATGTGCCGGGCAACCACGAGATCCGCTGGGACGTGACGGCCGCGGAGCTGTACGAGCGATACCTTGATCAACGCAATGTGGAGGTGCACCTGGCGGGAATCCAGTTCTTGTTGCTGGATCCGACAATCTGGCAACAAGAGGTTGGCTACTACACCGAACAGGACCTCGCCTGGCTGCGGCGCAAGCTGCAGAACAAGTCGGCGAAGACCCCCACGGTGTTGGTCACGCACTATCCGATGGCCGAGGGCCACTACTACGTTGTCAATACCGATGACCTGCTGCGAACGATCGAGGGCCGCAATGTGCAACTCGTGCTCGCCGGGCACACCCACCGACAACTGATCGACCTGTTCAACGGCCTCACCCAGTTGGAGGGAGCGGCCGTCAAGAACGCCGCCCAGTACTACCGGCTGACAGTCGTCGGCGAGGCCCGGCGACCGTCGCGGTTGCTGGTGGAACACGTCGGCATCGACAACCCGGAACGCCCCGAGGACCGCCGTATCACCGAGGTGGTCGCCCTGCAGCTCGATGATCATCGCGGCCATCGCGAACGGCAACGCCGTCGGCAACCCGATCGTCTGCGGGTGCGGGTACGCGGGGACGAGCTGCTGATCACCGCCGTGACGAGCCAGCCGTCCGAAGGTCTGACGGCCCGGTGCGGGATCTACCAGCAACAGCTCTACGCCGGATCGATCGCGGAGAAGTGGACCCAGCTCACCCGCCGCGGCCGCAGCATCGAGGGGAGCCTGGACATCTCCGGCCTGCCGCCGGGTGAGCACCGGGTGAATGTCGAGTTCGTCGACGGCGACTCGCGCTGGCGGGTGATCGAGACGTTCCGCATCGATTCCGACGCGTACCGACCCGTCGACGATGTCGCGCTCGGCGCGATCATCACCGGTGGCACGGTTCGGGTCGGAAACCGAGTGGTGGTTCCGGGCGCGGTCAACGGCGTGACCGCGCTGCAGGTCGGCCGGCGGCTGACGCGCGCCTGGGAGGCCGATACCGGGCCGGTGCTGACGAACCTGGCGGTCAGCGAGGATGAATCTCTGCTGGTGGCGGGATCGGCTGACGGCTATCTGATCGGTCTGGAAGCAGACAGCGGGAAGCAGCTCTGGCGCACGGGCCTGGGAGGGCCGGTGATGGCCGACCCGGCGATCTTCAAAGCGTCCGGGCGGGAACGGGTCGCGGTGATGGTCGGCGCCGAGCTGGTGTTGCTGGACGCCTCCGGCGAGGTGATCTGGTCCCGTCCGCAGCCCGGCATCAGCGCCGGCCGGGTCGCCGCCGATGACGAACTGATCTTCCTCGGCACCGGCGACGGCAAGGCGCGGGCGGTCAGGATCGAGGACGGCTCGCCGGTCTGGGAGGTGCTGCTGGCCGATCGTCCGGACGCCTACCGGAGGCTGATCTACGGTCCATGGACGACCCAGGCGACGGTGATCGACGATCGCGCGGTCTTCGTGGCGACGGTCTCCGGCGGGTACGCGCTGGACCGGGCGAGTGGCGAACAGGTCTGGGCGATCGAGCAGTCCTACCTGTATTCGGCGGTCAGGCCGCTGGCCGGCGGGGACCTGTTGCTGATTGACGAGTGGGGTGCGGCCAGCCGGGTCGAGGCGGCTACCGGCAATCTGCGGTGGACCACCGACCGGATGGTCTCCCGCTCGCTGGATGCGGCGCCGGTGATCGACGGCGAGACGGCCTATGTGATCGGCACCATGGGTGATCTCGCCGTGCTCGATCTGGCCACCGGGGAGTACCGGAAGGTGCGCCAGCTTTCCGCCTCGCCGGTGATCTCCTCACCGACGCTGATCGACTCGATGCTGATCAGCGCCCATCTCGACGGACGGGTACTCCTGACTCGGCTCGATTAG
- a CDS encoding carbohydrate ABC transporter permease has translation MTLPTLLVITFASILPLVLVFVFAFSEIRLVDIPRIGTEPIEWSLANFERAFGNPTFWNALGTTLLYATLTMIGSVGCGLVLALCLRRPFPGRGVVRALLLVPYVLPIIAAVTIWQTMLNPQYGIVNAIGREFLGWSAPVAFLNTTTVEAWGIPIPLSLLVVVVFEIWSSAPLSFLFITARLQSVPAELEEAAALDGASRWQTLTQIVLPQLRGVILLLCLLRFIWTFQSFNEVYLLTEGAGGTQVMALKVYTELITRADIGSAAAYGLLMSAVLTVLLAAYVIIGRRKEAM, from the coding sequence TTGACCCTCCCGACCCTGCTGGTGATCACCTTCGCCTCGATCCTGCCCCTGGTGCTGGTCTTCGTCTTCGCCTTCTCCGAGATCCGGCTGGTCGACATCCCCCGGATCGGCACCGAGCCGATCGAGTGGTCGCTGGCGAACTTCGAGCGCGCTTTCGGCAACCCGACCTTCTGGAATGCGCTCGGCACCACCCTGCTCTATGCCACATTGACCATGATCGGATCGGTTGGCTGCGGGCTGGTGCTGGCGCTGTGCCTGCGCAGGCCGTTCCCCGGACGGGGTGTCGTGCGGGCGCTGCTGCTGGTGCCCTATGTCCTGCCGATCATCGCGGCGGTGACGATCTGGCAGACGATGCTGAATCCCCAGTACGGCATCGTCAACGCGATCGGCCGGGAGTTCCTCGGCTGGTCGGCCCCGGTGGCCTTCCTGAACACCACCACGGTGGAGGCGTGGGGGATTCCGATCCCGCTGTCGCTGCTGGTCGTGGTGGTTTTCGAGATCTGGAGCTCCGCGCCGCTGTCCTTCCTGTTCATCACCGCCCGGCTGCAGAGCGTGCCCGCCGAGCTGGAGGAGGCGGCGGCGCTCGACGGCGCCTCCCGCTGGCAGACATTGACGCAGATCGTCCTGCCGCAGCTACGGGGGGTCATCCTGCTGCTCTGCCTGCTGCGATTCATCTGGACCTTCCAGAGCTTCAACGAGGTCTATCTGCTGACCGAGGGGGCGGGGGGCACCCAGGTGATGGCGCTGAAGGTCTACACCGAGCTGATCACTCGCGCCGATATCGGCAGTGCCGCCGCCTACGGCCTGCTGATGTCGGCCGTGCTGACCGTGCTGCTGGCCGCGTACGTGATCATCGGACGCCGCAAGGAGGCCATGTGA
- a CDS encoding class I SAM-dependent methyltransferase codes for MTLPDPLRAVIDRTDGFMPTDEGEALHAAALAGLGDGVLIEIGSYCGRSTLFLAAAAMITGGRVVTIDHHRGSEEHQPGWAYHDPGLVDPATGSIDTLPRLRDTLNRAAVAVPGIDEHVTIMVGRSEEIARWWRTPVRAVFIDGSHTLEAARRDLDGWAPWIEAGGLLIIHDVFPDPADGGRPPYEIYRQALESGAFTEIGARGSLRVLRRG; via the coding sequence ATGACCCTGCCCGACCCGCTGCGCGCCGTGATCGACCGCACCGACGGCTTCATGCCGACCGACGAGGGCGAGGCGCTGCACGCGGCGGCGCTCGCCGGGCTGGGTGACGGCGTGTTGATCGAGATCGGCAGCTACTGCGGCCGCTCGACGCTGTTCCTGGCCGCGGCGGCGATGATCACCGGCGGCCGGGTGGTGACGATTGATCATCATCGCGGCTCCGAGGAGCACCAGCCGGGCTGGGCGTACCACGACCCCGGCCTGGTCGACCCGGCCACCGGAAGCATCGACACCCTCCCCCGGCTGCGGGACACCCTGAACCGGGCAGCCGTGGCCGTGCCCGGGATCGATGAGCACGTGACGATCATGGTCGGTCGTTCGGAGGAGATCGCGCGCTGGTGGCGTACGCCCGTGCGCGCCGTGTTCATCGACGGCAGTCATACGTTGGAGGCGGCCCGGCGCGATCTCGACGGCTGGGCGCCGTGGATCGAGGCCGGCGGGTTGTTGATCATCCACGACGTGTTCCCGGACCCGGCCGACGGCGGCCGGCCGCCGTACGAGATCTATCGTCAGGCGCTGGAGTCGGGCGCCTTCACCGAGATCGGCGCCCGGGGCTCGTTGCGCGTGCTCCGCCGGGGATGA